In Thunnus thynnus chromosome 4, fThuThy2.1, whole genome shotgun sequence, the DNA window TATTTGTCCCGATTCAAATTGAAACAATTCATGTATTTTGAACTATTGCTAGTTGAGAAATAATATtccagttttacattttttaagtaaTGTTGCTACTTTAGGCCTGCTTTATACATTCAACTCGTTTCCAAGTTTACTAACATGTTTTAAGCTCAGCCAAGGACAGTAATccaattaatttattataattgCTAGTGTAATGGTTATATAAGTAAGTAAACCTTTAAGTGTAGGTTCGATTTTACATGTTACAATTGTAAGCGGTTTTAACATAGTTGCATATGTAGGAAAGAGGAACCTGCAGCAGGGTTTGCGGGTTATACTTAACAGATAATGTAAGTTCTGAGATTGTTAGGGGAGGGTTATTGCTTTAACGACCATGATGCAAGCAATACACATTAGGTCAGTTAGTAATTTATTGTTCATTGTAACTATATTAGTTAGTAATTAATATGTCACCAGGCTGGCACAGATAATCAGTAAGCTTCTATCAGGAAGTAGGAAGTCAAACAGTTTACAAAGGAGGGGTTCTTCCTGATTACTAaaaagtcacataaaaaaatccaaatcaaTCACCTTTGACAAAAGATATACATAATCAATGCCATAATAATGTCCCACAACCTGGTAACCGAAATGTTTGTGCATTATGGCTTATTGATCAGATTACTGGTTTGTAAAGCATTAAATTATCTATTACCCATTTAATTACATTGTTCTTGACAGCATAAACCTTTTGTAAATATGAGTTAATGGAAAGTGGAGCTGAAATTGTAATGCTGGACTGGAGAAAGTCAGACTGTCAACATTTCAACCCATTTAAGTGGTGCTAGTCACAGGTTGTGACTTTTCTTTTCCATATCAGTATCTGGTGTTCAATTCCCTCTGAAAACACCGTTATATTGCAGTAATAAACATCTCTAGGATCACAAAGCTGGGGTAGACTCTGAACCTTTTTACAGTGACCTGAACCTGTCTGCTCttaatgatttcattttgcTGTAACATTTGTATGGTGTTCCTTTTTTTAAGATGATGCAAAAGCATGTATCACAAGACTTAACATAATGTCATCAACTCATGCAGGAGAACTGCAAGAACGAAGAAATCCTCTTGTCTCTGAAGTATGTCCGTCCTGGAAACGGCTTTGAGCCAAAGTTTCAGCTCCTGGAGAAAGTGGATGTGAACGGGAAGAATACCCATCCCCTGTTCACGTTCCTGAAGGAAAGTCTCCCATTCCCCATTGATGAGCCAAGCACTTTTTTGAACGACCCAAAGTTGATCATCTGGAGCCCGGTCTGCAGGAACGACGTGGCCTGGAACTTTGAGAAGTTCCTTATCGGGTCAGACGGAGTGCCGTTCAAGCGTTACAGCAGGAGGTTCCTCACCAGTGACATCGACGGAGACATCCAGAAGCTCCTCAACCAGGCAAACT includes these proteins:
- the gpx1b gene encoding glutathione peroxidase 1b — translated: MAKKIYDFEAKLLTGETFNFSTLQGKVVLIVNVASLUGTTTRDYTQMNELHERYAGKGLVILGVPCNQFGHQENCKNEEILLSLKYVRPGNGFEPKFQLLEKVDVNGKNTHPLFTFLKESLPFPIDEPSTFLNDPKLIIWSPVCRNDVAWNFEKFLIGSDGVPFKRYSRRFLTSDIDGDIQKLLNQAN